The following coding sequences are from one Halobacteriovorax sp. JY17 window:
- a CDS encoding Ig-like domain-containing protein: MTSIVKKSIFTITFLSILVVGKLTFKNTSESEQLRDQTKPSKKFQRKYKLIKRSTSKLEAKKTQLGRLPASALPVDEEYTQLSSPKNIKKKKKLNTKRLATADKINSILEADNTSLYIPDDSFTLVKDKEVTRKAPADTSYGIATKDVQKADEPTPTKESSKKVESTSKNSTKTKQIKGRIPALLGSIVRANSNPFMNSAYSATCLNPKIELFDIESMSVIADNPINQEDLNADTEFFFDPNELNLNTETPTKYMLRTSGCTKNYQRIVTDFFEEQDLGPATTLISKVIRTSLDIEIDKIDNNILHQVTEELELNTEATNSEEEVYIKLKDTIGLNSTFQETFQGNSPELLLTSAPDINSLDVQESLNEKSPYTFTVNTAHWSSDYEIGYEWSLNGAKVSNAASWSFTPSANSVSTYNVVLKVGKKNSGDLDIDTSLPFNQLEYTIPVADTYVVVAPNFSLNVANTNPTSTRNITLDIMTGNETTPGVFDNCETFSNLAITEDGTNPSNSDFNIACSNASIQNLSYLVQKNVDGNVDLNLWAMDVNGNISSAKILTLEIDTTEPSLAFNSMASNYRADRTIDIKWDATEKNNDGTKSFIVDFFDGSSWSNIGNIATVAGEINNQTYTLSYALPNILVSNARFRVSFEDSLGNSRVLETSDTAISKPILSISPTTYNFANTANQSNGANHTFTVSNTGQASSDFCTLPTLSGTNSAEFEITTDNCSTNDLAVSSSCDIMVRPTPASKGAKSATLNWSCGSDNVSSTLNYNSLNNAPTSGADMASSTNEDTPFSFNVTTGSDIDGDTITYSIVSTTSNGSLTGCMAADADINCTYTPNANFNGSDSFTYRVNDGAENSANITTVTLTINPVNDAPVIGIDQSISTNEDISSNFTLSTGTDIDVPAQTLSYKLISAPSNGVLSSCIDASSYSTDRDCTYTPNANYNGSDTFTYQVYDGVTNSVSNATVTLTINSVNDSPTLASGQTETIAEDNVLNFSLNAGVDIDLDTLSYLIVSSTSNGTLNCAGADGSTCTYTPNSNYNGVDSFTYKANDGQADSNTVTVNLTITPVNDAPTLAATQTVSTNEDTVLNFSLNAGADIENDTLTYTIISQPIAGTLNCAEGTSRACIYTPDGDDNGSETFTYRVNDGSLNSSTATVTINISAQNDPPVIASSQSFSTNEDTALNFTITNATDIDLPSQTITYRVISAPTNGVLSNCITTSPGTDLTCTYTPNSNFNGSDSFTYRANDGLTDSSSDATISFTINAINDAPTLAATQSISTNEDTTLNFNLTSGADIDSASLTYSVVANPSSGTLSCTGGTSTACTYTPAPNENGTRTFTYKVNDGALDSTTATVTITINAINDAPVMLADQSFTTNEDTLYAVTLSGATDLETATGSIQYKITSAPSNGTLSNCINTSTWNTDIICDYTPASNFNGSDSFSYKAYDGSLESGTSSTVSITVNAVNDAPTLAATQIIATTEDTALNFNLTAGADVDLDTLSYIIVANPSSGNLSCTGGTSRACTYTPATNFNGSTTFTYKVNDGSLDSTVNTVTVNISAVNDAPTLAATQSLSTNEDTLLNFSLTAGSDIESDPLSYIVVSSTASGTLSCTGGASRSCSYTPSLNFNGTDTFTYKVNDGNLDSTINTVTITVTPVNDAPVKAANQSIATNEDTAINFTLNFGSDVEGDTLTYIIVGNPSNGVLNCTAQACTYTPNGNYNGSGSFTYKVNDGALDSIANTTVSITVNAVNDRPVMAADQNYNTDDNVTLSITLSNATDIDGDTLNYKVMTAPSNGTLSNCITTGSYGSDLTCNYDANANFHGTDSFTFIANDGTIDALSVATVTIAVTDKTAPAPPAVALSSSIFTNSTATTFTASTCADTPQIYINEGSKPSAGAAGWQTCSTTASALSFTLATTNQGIHSVKLWSKDSHANVSNTATSIDVTYDTVLPSLSTIDPVALKGGASNTLNWTTTELNSSTSLNYTVSFYNGSSWSTLGTTTSSNGPLSNAPFNYSWTTPSLDISNAKFRVDFTDLAGNSRSVSSIDFDVDSTPPGLTITSPANGSYHTSSATIAGVCETGINVNFSGDIQTSFDITCPAGTYSQLINFSNGDGTKNITVKQTDVAGNITSLSRSLIRDEVAPILTKTGGVSPDFTKNNTPNQWSGTCEGTYTISVSGDETTTFPCSSGSWSWTPSAKTVDGNYSYSLLQTDGAGNTSTSLSLSWDRDATPPSFTATSPYIASAGGTITETTNHDALTFSGSCEGSNSVAITGDTTDTIGCSSTNWNWTTPTYSTDGARSFILTQSDPAGNTSTITINWTRDTTGPALTIASNSAKSNEDTTTFEGSCEAGLTIDITGSESTTTSCAAGSWTWVTSSETTDATRTYNFSQTNAVLNTTTVSGTWIRETDAPTISAFSSNSPNPTKNANITINMTATSQNTNVGISHLCIKTEDTNKPIVTDACWVGVNDPSVGLAIAQTLNLNGEYFHLLGWTPNSTLNVYAWVKDEASNISDLTNAGTGTATVDTFDRVYDPGEPPKASDVIAANTPNSPNPPTRAQSAVPAGSDVYIRYTITDNAALPAGAISLYYSPNEIDFTLIAGAETLDVNTNYGCSGYTLEANEGCFKWTGGSPYNTSYKIRAKVTDGTSISAQSISNPLNSDTIKIIAGNTESGLGGSAVSAMFFTRKEGSESDPGTLVVTENGTVYFSDYKRGILIIDPEDGKQKIFIRSTGTSTGDGGAATNATLRYATKIALDFQNRLLILDTNRIRRVNLNEATPTIETIIGGGADTTDTIANPLDLAMTTHSSNSWASRNIPFFATPNGDIYFMSDYGIKNWNSPSYRLRIFKAASGSITSKYVTGTGDALNHSQNILECRLSHLGMAYNPTTSALTGAWVQTYHEDSYGTCNDFNDRYTKAFLDPETFVARNDFYNDSYRYYRYFPITGMNGKQYQIIDRNYIMRNNWDGSYTKVLGSGTRGHCSDGTAALSCNMDIQDFFVTATGKFYFTDAGQIRTLDSNGNVVTLFGQHPAYGDNINALNARFSYIDTVARLDNGKIITSDPRTYYFKEFAIEGNINTLAGNGNSGYQNFSTDPKQQGFYTGSYWVADKATGDIMVRRGSNGDITRLNRSTNLWERIIGGSSTNFWSGDGQPGLSLYGSTSGNQDHALPIGYGGGKLLMTRMRYKSADIHWQDFALKTYDATNSFTQAHLAGTNDPAETYVGGYSGICASGSTAATCKVPYYDTWGSNAWWDATNNRWILAGRYRIEGQVWSMTPGGNAVKLARTARNIDDSAIWINSAGNDYLYYCYGGRIYQHNITTDSDMGGLSWPITNLYCRGLSMDYNPTNNSIIFPFEQNGLYGIGEYFLP, encoded by the coding sequence CAAGTAAGTTGGAAGCTAAGAAGACTCAACTAGGAAGACTTCCTGCTTCTGCACTCCCTGTGGATGAAGAGTACACACAATTAAGTTCTCCAAAAAATATAAAGAAGAAGAAAAAACTAAATACTAAGAGACTGGCAACTGCTGATAAAATAAACTCAATTCTTGAAGCAGATAATACTTCTCTCTATATTCCAGATGATTCTTTCACATTAGTCAAAGATAAAGAAGTTACTCGCAAGGCTCCTGCGGATACGAGCTATGGGATAGCAACAAAAGACGTTCAAAAGGCTGATGAGCCGACTCCTACAAAAGAGAGTTCTAAGAAAGTAGAAAGCACTTCAAAGAATTCAACAAAAACAAAGCAGATTAAAGGTAGAATTCCTGCACTACTAGGATCAATAGTCAGAGCGAATTCCAATCCTTTTATGAACTCTGCTTATTCTGCAACTTGTTTAAATCCAAAGATTGAACTCTTTGATATTGAGTCTATGTCAGTTATTGCGGATAACCCAATCAATCAAGAAGACCTTAATGCAGATACCGAATTCTTCTTTGATCCAAATGAACTTAACTTAAATACAGAAACACCAACCAAATATATGTTAAGAACATCAGGCTGTACAAAGAATTATCAGAGGATTGTGACTGATTTCTTCGAAGAGCAAGACCTAGGTCCAGCAACAACTCTGATCTCAAAAGTGATTAGAACAAGTTTAGATATTGAGATAGACAAAATAGATAATAATATTCTTCATCAAGTCACTGAAGAATTAGAACTGAACACTGAAGCGACTAACTCAGAGGAAGAAGTCTATATAAAATTAAAAGATACGATAGGATTAAACTCTACTTTTCAAGAAACTTTTCAAGGAAATAGTCCAGAGCTTCTCTTAACTTCTGCCCCCGATATAAATTCGTTAGATGTTCAAGAGTCTTTAAACGAAAAGTCTCCATATACATTCACGGTCAATACAGCTCACTGGAGTAGCGACTACGAAATTGGATATGAGTGGTCACTAAATGGCGCTAAGGTTTCTAATGCAGCTTCATGGAGCTTCACTCCTAGTGCTAATTCAGTCTCTACTTACAACGTTGTTTTAAAGGTTGGAAAGAAGAATTCTGGAGACCTAGATATAGATACAAGTCTTCCATTCAATCAATTAGAATATACTATCCCAGTAGCAGATACTTATGTTGTCGTTGCACCAAACTTCTCTCTCAACGTGGCAAATACGAATCCAACTTCGACTAGAAATATAACTCTAGATATCATGACTGGAAACGAAACAACACCGGGAGTTTTTGATAATTGTGAAACGTTTTCAAATCTTGCAATCACAGAAGATGGCACTAACCCAAGCAATAGTGATTTCAACATTGCTTGCTCGAATGCATCAATTCAAAACCTCTCTTACCTAGTTCAAAAAAATGTGGATGGTAATGTTGATCTTAACTTATGGGCAATGGATGTAAATGGAAATATTAGTTCCGCAAAAATATTAACACTTGAAATTGATACTACTGAACCAAGCCTTGCCTTTAATTCTATGGCCTCAAATTACCGAGCAGATAGAACTATTGATATAAAGTGGGATGCAACAGAGAAGAATAACGATGGAACAAAGAGTTTCATCGTCGACTTCTTTGATGGATCAAGTTGGAGCAATATTGGAAATATTGCAACAGTAGCAGGTGAAATTAATAATCAAACCTATACTCTCTCCTACGCACTTCCAAATATACTAGTGAGTAATGCTCGCTTTAGAGTAAGCTTTGAAGACTCTCTTGGAAACTCACGTGTTTTAGAAACATCTGATACAGCAATCAGTAAGCCAATTCTTTCAATATCTCCAACGACATATAATTTTGCCAATACTGCTAATCAATCTAATGGAGCAAATCATACTTTTACGGTTTCAAACACTGGTCAAGCAAGTTCAGACTTCTGTACTCTTCCAACACTTAGTGGAACCAACAGTGCTGAATTTGAAATTACAACAGATAATTGTTCTACTAATGACCTAGCTGTCTCTTCTAGCTGTGATATTATGGTTAGACCTACACCTGCTTCTAAAGGCGCTAAATCGGCGACCTTAAATTGGTCATGTGGTAGTGATAATGTTTCTTCAACACTAAATTATAATTCTCTTAATAATGCTCCTACGTCAGGAGCAGATATGGCCTCTTCTACTAATGAAGATACGCCATTTTCTTTCAATGTTACGACAGGTTCTGATATTGATGGTGATACGATTACTTACTCAATTGTATCAACAACTAGTAATGGATCACTAACAGGGTGTATGGCCGCTGACGCTGATATAAACTGTACCTACACTCCTAATGCAAACTTCAACGGTAGCGACAGTTTTACTTACAGAGTTAATGATGGAGCTGAAAATTCGGCAAATATAACAACAGTAACTTTAACTATTAATCCAGTAAACGATGCTCCTGTAATAGGAATAGATCAAAGTATAAGTACAAATGAAGATATCTCTTCAAACTTTACCTTAAGTACAGGTACTGACATTGATGTTCCTGCGCAAACACTCTCTTATAAATTAATAAGCGCTCCTTCAAATGGAGTACTCTCCTCTTGCATCGATGCGTCTTCTTACTCAACAGATAGAGATTGTACTTACACACCAAATGCAAATTATAATGGTAGTGATACATTTACTTACCAAGTCTATGATGGTGTTACAAACTCAGTATCCAATGCCACGGTAACTCTTACTATAAATAGTGTTAACGATTCTCCTACACTCGCCTCTGGGCAGACAGAGACAATAGCAGAAGACAATGTCTTAAATTTCTCTCTAAATGCTGGCGTAGATATCGACCTTGATACTCTTAGCTATTTAATTGTCTCTTCAACGAGTAATGGAACTTTAAACTGTGCAGGAGCTGATGGGAGTACATGTACATACACACCAAATTCAAATTATAACGGAGTCGACAGCTTTACCTATAAGGCCAACGACGGGCAGGCCGACTCTAATACAGTAACAGTTAATTTAACAATTACTCCTGTTAATGATGCTCCTACTCTAGCTGCAACGCAGACAGTTTCAACCAATGAGGATACTGTTTTAAATTTCTCTCTAAATGCTGGTGCAGATATTGAAAATGATACTCTGACTTATACTATAATTTCTCAGCCAATTGCAGGGACTCTTAATTGCGCCGAAGGTACCTCCAGAGCATGTATTTACACGCCAGATGGAGACGACAATGGCTCTGAAACCTTTACTTATAGAGTAAATGATGGAAGCTTGAATTCATCTACTGCCACTGTCACAATTAATATTTCAGCGCAAAATGATCCACCAGTCATTGCCTCATCACAGAGTTTTTCAACAAATGAAGATACTGCTCTTAATTTTACTATAACAAATGCTACTGATATTGATCTTCCGAGCCAGACAATCACTTATAGAGTTATTTCTGCTCCCACCAATGGAGTTCTCTCTAATTGTATAACCACTTCACCAGGGACAGACTTAACTTGTACTTATACTCCAAATTCAAATTTTAATGGATCAGACTCTTTTACTTATAGAGCAAATGATGGATTAACAGATTCTTCAAGTGATGCCACAATCTCTTTTACAATTAATGCAATAAACGATGCTCCTACTTTAGCTGCGACTCAATCAATTTCAACAAATGAAGATACAACTCTAAACTTTAATTTAACTAGTGGTGCTGATATTGATTCGGCCTCATTGACATACTCAGTAGTTGCAAATCCATCTTCTGGGACTCTCTCTTGTACGGGAGGAACTTCTACTGCTTGTACATATACCCCTGCTCCAAATGAGAATGGAACAAGAACCTTTACATATAAAGTGAACGACGGTGCCCTTGATTCTACAACGGCTACAGTTACAATAACAATCAATGCTATTAATGATGCTCCAGTAATGTTGGCCGACCAATCTTTTACGACTAATGAAGACACTCTCTACGCTGTCACTCTAAGTGGAGCAACTGACCTAGAAACTGCGACAGGATCAATTCAATATAAAATCACATCAGCGCCAAGTAATGGAACGCTTTCAAATTGTATAAATACATCAACTTGGAATACAGATATTATTTGTGACTATACACCTGCAAGTAACTTCAATGGATCTGATTCATTTAGCTACAAGGCCTATGACGGAAGTTTAGAGTCAGGAACTTCATCAACAGTTTCTATCACAGTTAATGCTGTTAATGACGCTCCAACGTTAGCTGCGACACAGATAATTGCGACAACAGAGGATACCGCCCTAAACTTCAATTTAACAGCAGGTGCTGACGTTGACCTAGATACACTAAGTTATATTATTGTGGCGAATCCTTCTTCAGGAAATTTATCTTGTACAGGAGGAACTTCTAGAGCCTGTACTTACACTCCTGCGACAAATTTCAATGGTTCTACTACTTTTACCTATAAAGTGAACGATGGAAGTCTTGATTCAACAGTTAATACTGTGACTGTTAATATAAGCGCAGTAAATGATGCTCCTACTCTTGCCGCAACTCAATCGCTTTCAACAAATGAAGATACACTTTTAAATTTTAGCCTCACAGCAGGAAGTGATATAGAAAGTGATCCTCTTTCATACATAGTAGTTTCATCTACTGCTAGTGGAACTCTCTCTTGTACAGGAGGAGCTTCAAGAAGTTGTAGTTATACACCATCATTAAACTTTAACGGAACTGATACTTTCACTTATAAAGTCAATGATGGGAATCTTGATTCGACAATTAATACTGTGACTATCACTGTAACTCCTGTAAACGACGCTCCTGTAAAAGCAGCAAATCAATCGATCGCAACAAATGAAGATACTGCGATTAACTTCACTCTAAACTTTGGAAGTGATGTAGAGGGAGACACTCTAACTTATATTATAGTAGGAAATCCAAGTAATGGAGTTCTAAACTGTACAGCCCAGGCCTGTACTTATACTCCAAATGGAAATTACAACGGTAGTGGCTCATTTACTTATAAAGTGAATGATGGAGCACTTGACTCAATTGCAAATACAACTGTATCAATAACAGTTAATGCCGTTAATGATCGCCCAGTAATGGCCGCTGATCAAAATTATAATACAGATGACAATGTCACTTTATCTATTACTCTTTCAAATGCAACAGATATTGACGGAGACACCCTAAACTATAAAGTAATGACTGCTCCATCAAATGGAACGCTTTCAAATTGTATTACAACAGGAAGTTATGGTTCAGACCTCACTTGTAACTATGATGCCAACGCTAATTTCCATGGTACTGATTCATTCACTTTTATTGCAAATGATGGAACAATAGACGCGCTATCAGTTGCGACTGTAACCATAGCTGTTACTGACAAAACGGCCCCTGCACCACCAGCAGTTGCTCTTTCATCGTCAATTTTTACAAATTCAACAGCGACAACTTTTACAGCTTCTACTTGTGCAGACACACCTCAGATCTACATTAATGAAGGATCTAAACCTTCTGCGGGAGCAGCAGGGTGGCAAACTTGCTCAACGACAGCTTCAGCGCTCTCATTTACTTTGGCGACAACAAATCAAGGAATTCACTCTGTAAAATTATGGTCAAAAGATAGTCATGCAAATGTTTCTAATACCGCGACAAGTATTGATGTCACTTACGATACTGTTCTTCCATCATTATCGACAATAGACCCAGTTGCCCTAAAAGGTGGAGCCTCCAACACTCTCAATTGGACAACAACGGAGCTTAACTCAAGCACGTCTCTAAATTACACGGTCTCATTCTACAATGGTTCATCTTGGTCAACACTTGGAACGACGACTTCTTCCAACGGTCCTCTGTCAAACGCTCCTTTTAATTATTCTTGGACAACGCCAAGTTTAGATATAAGTAATGCAAAATTTAGAGTCGACTTTACTGACTTAGCAGGTAATTCAAGAAGCGTTTCTTCTATCGACTTTGATGTAGACTCTACGCCTCCGGGGCTTACGATTACTTCTCCGGCCAATGGAAGTTACCACACCTCTAGTGCAACAATAGCAGGGGTCTGCGAAACAGGAATTAATGTTAATTTCAGTGGAGATATTCAAACAAGCTTTGATATTACTTGTCCTGCTGGAACTTATAGTCAATTAATTAACTTCTCTAATGGAGATGGAACAAAGAATATCACAGTTAAACAAACTGATGTTGCAGGAAATATCACTTCTCTATCAAGAAGCTTGATAAGAGATGAAGTTGCTCCAATTCTAACAAAGACTGGTGGCGTTTCACCTGATTTCACAAAGAATAATACTCCTAATCAATGGAGTGGTACTTGTGAAGGAACTTACACTATTTCAGTTTCTGGTGATGAAACAACAACTTTTCCGTGTTCTTCAGGAAGTTGGTCGTGGACACCATCAGCAAAGACAGTAGATGGAAATTATTCTTATTCTCTCTTACAAACTGATGGCGCAGGAAATACATCTACTTCCCTATCTCTTTCATGGGATAGAGATGCGACACCTCCAAGCTTTACTGCAACTTCTCCGTATATAGCGAGCGCGGGAGGAACTATTACAGAGACAACCAACCACGACGCGCTTACATTTTCAGGATCTTGTGAAGGATCAAATAGTGTCGCTATAACAGGAGATACAACTGATACGATTGGTTGCTCATCTACAAACTGGAATTGGACAACGCCAACTTACTCAACTGATGGGGCGAGAAGCTTTATTCTCACTCAAAGCGATCCTGCAGGAAATACATCGACCATAACAATTAATTGGACAAGAGATACAACTGGTCCAGCATTAACAATTGCAAGTAATTCAGCTAAATCTAATGAAGACACGACGACCTTCGAAGGAAGTTGTGAGGCAGGACTCACTATTGATATTACAGGAAGTGAAAGTACAACGACTTCTTGTGCTGCTGGATCATGGACTTGGGTCACAAGTTCTGAAACAACTGATGCCACAAGAACTTATAATTTCTCTCAGACAAATGCCGTTTTAAATACAACGACAGTTTCTGGAACTTGGATTAGAGAAACAGATGCTCCAACGATTAGCGCATTCTCATCAAATTCACCTAATCCGACAAAGAATGCGAATATAACAATTAATATGACGGCAACAAGTCAGAACACCAACGTTGGAATCTCACATCTCTGTATAAAAACAGAGGATACAAATAAACCTATTGTTACTGATGCATGCTGGGTAGGAGTGAATGATCCTTCCGTTGGTCTGGCCATTGCTCAGACTCTAAATTTAAACGGAGAATACTTTCACCTTCTTGGCTGGACTCCAAATAGTACTCTCAACGTCTATGCTTGGGTAAAAGATGAAGCTTCAAATATCTCAGACCTAACCAATGCTGGTACAGGGACGGCGACAGTAGATACTTTTGACAGAGTCTATGATCCAGGAGAGCCTCCAAAAGCCTCTGACGTTATTGCGGCCAATACTCCGAACTCTCCTAACCCTCCAACAAGGGCGCAGTCAGCTGTGCCTGCGGGCTCAGACGTTTATATTAGATATACCATTACAGATAACGCTGCTCTGCCGGCCGGAGCAATTTCACTCTACTATAGTCCAAATGAAATAGACTTTACTCTCATCGCTGGAGCAGAAACTCTTGATGTAAATACAAATTATGGTTGCTCAGGTTATACTCTTGAGGCCAACGAAGGTTGTTTTAAGTGGACCGGTGGTTCACCTTACAATACTTCATATAAAATTAGAGCAAAAGTAACTGATGGAACTTCTATTAGTGCGCAGTCTATTTCTAATCCGTTGAACTCGGATACAATTAAAATTATCGCCGGTAATACAGAATCAGGTCTTGGTGGCTCTGCAGTCTCTGCAATGTTCTTTACTAGAAAAGAAGGATCTGAATCTGACCCTGGAACATTAGTTGTGACAGAGAATGGAACGGTCTACTTTAGTGACTATAAGAGAGGAATTCTTATTATTGACCCTGAAGATGGAAAGCAGAAAATTTTCATTAGAAGTACGGGAACAAGTACAGGTGACGGTGGTGCAGCGACAAATGCAACGCTTAGATATGCAACTAAGATAGCACTAGACTTTCAAAATAGACTGCTTATTCTCGATACGAATAGAATTAGAAGAGTAAATTTAAATGAGGCCACTCCAACAATAGAAACAATTATTGGAGGAGGAGCTGACACAACTGATACCATTGCTAATCCACTAGATCTAGCGATGACGACCCACTCTTCAAACTCATGGGCATCACGAAATATCCCATTCTTTGCGACACCAAATGGAGACATATACTTTATGTCTGACTATGGAATTAAGAATTGGAATTCTCCAAGTTATAGACTCCGTATTTTTAAAGCGGCCTCTGGAAGTATTACTTCCAAATATGTCACGGGAACTGGAGACGCTCTCAATCACTCTCAAAATATTTTAGAGTGTCGCCTCTCTCACTTAGGGATGGCCTACAACCCTACAACCTCAGCTCTTACTGGAGCATGGGTTCAAACTTATCACGAAGATAGTTATGGAACTTGTAATGACTTTAACGATAGATACACTAAGGCATTCTTAGACCCAGAAACTTTTGTTGCAAGAAATGACTTCTATAATGATAGTTATAGATACTATAGATATTTTCCAATTACAGGAATGAATGGAAAGCAATATCAAATCATAGATAGAAATTATATTATGAGAAATAATTGGGATGGCTCTTATACAAAGGTTCTAGGAAGTGGAACGAGAGGTCATTGCAGTGATGGAACTGCGGCCCTCTCATGTAATATGGATATTCAAGACTTCTTTGTAACAGCAACAGGTAAGTTCTACTTCACTGATGCTGGACAAATAAGGACTCTTGATTCAAATGGAAACGTTGTGACACTCTTTGGTCAACATCCAGCTTACGGGGATAATATCAACGCCTTAAATGCAAGATTCTCTTATATAGATACTGTCGCTCGTCTAGATAACGGAAAAATTATCACTTCAGATCCAAGGACCTATTACTTTAAAGAGTTTGCCATAGAGGGAAATATAAATACCCTTGCTGGTAATGGAAATAGTGGTTATCAAAATTTTTCAACAGACCCAAAGCAACAGGGATTTTACACTGGATCATACTGGGTAGCAGATAAGGCCACCGGAGATATAATGGTTCGAAGAGGAAGTAATGGTGATATTACTCGTCTTAACCGTTCAACAAACCTATGGGAGAGAATTATTGGAGGAAGTAGTACAAACTTCTGGAGTGGTGACGGACAACCAGGTTTAAGTCTCTATGGCTCAACTTCTGGTAACCAAGACCACGCATTGCCAATTGGTTATGGAGGAGGAAAGCTTCTAATGACTAGAATGCGCTATAAATCAGCAGATATTCACTGGCAAGACTTTGCTTTAAAAACTTATGATGCCACTAATAGCTTCACTCAAGCTCATCTTGCAGGAACAAATGATCCGGCGGAAACTTATGTCGGCGGTTATTCTGGAATCTGTGCCTCAGGTTCAACAGCGGCAACTTGTAAAGTCCCTTACTATGATACGTGGGGATCTAATGCTTGGTGGGACGCTACTAATAATCGCTGGATTCTTGCAGGTCGATACCGAATTGAAGGGCAAGTATGGTCAATGACTCCAGGGGGAAATGCTGTTAAGCTTGCTCGAACTGCTAGAAATATAGATGATAGTGCTATTTGGATAAACTCTGCAGGTAATGACTACCTCTACTACTGCTATGGTGGTAGAATTTATCAGCATAATATTACGACCGATTCTGATATGGGAGGATTAAGTTGGCCTATTACCAATCTCTATTGTCGAGGATTAAGTATGGATTATAATCCAACCAATAACTCTATTATTTTCCCATTTGAGCAAAATGGTCTCTACGGAATTGGGGAATACTTTCTTCCATAA